Proteins encoded by one window of Carcharodon carcharias isolate sCarCar2 chromosome 30, sCarCar2.pri, whole genome shotgun sequence:
- the LOC121271257 gene encoding zona pellucida sperm-binding protein 3-like, whose translation MTGDFLIYTTHLNHTPEYHGSVIVRTNGAVVPIECRFPCLSRKGNVSSDPIKPTWIPFSSTKSGEGHLSFSLHLMNGDWLTERTTTVYYLGELIHIEASVSMTNHMPLKLYIDHCVATLNVGKDSTLRYSIIDHNVCLLDSKAEDSFSTFVLPIDERELDMLRFDLDVFRFLGDDRSLIFITCHLKVAPVDQRDSRNKACTFQKSEASLNWEGEASLGPLLILDTDVTKLATESLNEAERRMQETSPGGVESEVVLIVALTVTAVSVISASLLTLFLYRKHKQTQVNH comes from the exons ATGACTGGAGATTTCCTCATCTACACCACCCACCTGAACCACACCCCAGAGTATCATGGATCTGTCATTGTGAGAACGAATGGTGCTGTCGTTCCCATTGAGTGTCGTT TCCCCTGCCTTTCCAGGAAGGGCAATGTGAGCAGTGACCCCATCAAGCCCACCTGGATCCCATTCAGCTCCACCAAGTCTGGAGAAGGgcatctgtcattctctctgcacCTAATGAATG GTGACTGGCTTACAGAGCGCACTACGACTGTCTACTACCTGGGTGAGCTCATTCACATTGAGGCCTCTGTTTCAATGACCAACCACATGCCCCTGAAGCTCTACATTGACCACTGTGTAGCTACATTGAACGTAGGCAAGGACTCCACCCTGAGATACAGCATCATTGACCACAATGT TTGCCTCCTGGACAGCAAAGCTGAGGACTCCTTTTCAACCTTTGTGTTGCCAATAGACGAGCGGGAGCTGGACATGCTCCGGTTTGACCTGGATGTGTTCCGTTTCCTTGGAGATGACCGTTCCTTG ATTTTCATCACCTGTCACCTGAAAGTTGCTCCAGTGGATCAGAGGGATTCCAGGAACAAAGCTTGTACTTTCCAGAAG AGTGAAGCTTCATTGAATTGGGAGGGTGAGGCCTCACTTGGACCCCTGCTCATTCTGGATACTGATGTGACCAAGCTGGCAACAGAGTCTCTGAATGAGGCTGAGCGAAGGATGCAGGAGACGTCTCCAGGTG GTGTGGAGTCTGAGGTGGTCCTGATTGTGGCCCTGACTGTGACAGCTGTCTCAGTGATCTCTGCTTCattgctgaccttgttcctgtaCAGGAAACACAAGCAAACTCAGGTTAACCATTGA